A single window of Metallosphaera hakonensis JCM 8857 = DSM 7519 DNA harbors:
- a CDS encoding dihydrolipoyl dehydrogenase family protein, whose amino-acid sequence MDFDVIVIGGGVAGVSAALRASELGKSVVLVERDQIGGECINRACIPSKTLIDAVKTVNRVSSSPWIVSSSALDYARLNENKARIISAIKEKMERNLSSKNVRVIKGNAKIKGQGEVEVDGRVITADYTVFSTGSVPLSLPDFPLNGKNVLDPWTAMNLKEIKNRIIIVGGGVAGVELATLFRALNKEVTILELMPQLLPGFDKDLAITTKKRLEEKGIRVYLNAKSKIVNSESTVKFSVNLPNASEEVEGDLAVVTIGRKASTENLNLKEIGVEADQRGYIKVDERGKTTNPKVFAAGDVAGVPLSATKAWRQGIVVGDNLGGKDSKMSRYIPSSIFADMEIGTVGKTADDLRKAGVEVKEVTVEMRDIPRAWTLNEIEGFLKLVVAGDKIEGAHMIGEGATEVINTIALAMELGISINQLYSVTFSHPTVSEVIGEAVQRLTRGEIY is encoded by the coding sequence ATGGACTTTGATGTAATAGTAATAGGCGGTGGAGTTGCGGGAGTTTCCGCAGCCTTAAGAGCCTCAGAGTTGGGAAAGTCAGTTGTATTAGTGGAGAGGGATCAGATCGGAGGAGAATGCATAAATAGGGCGTGCATACCTTCAAAGACGCTAATTGACGCTGTAAAAACAGTTAACAGGGTCTCGTCGTCTCCTTGGATTGTCTCTTCTTCTGCCCTAGACTATGCAAGATTAAATGAGAACAAAGCTAGAATAATATCTGCCATAAAAGAGAAAATGGAAAGAAACCTCTCCTCCAAGAATGTTAGGGTAATCAAGGGAAACGCTAAAATTAAGGGTCAAGGCGAAGTTGAAGTTGACGGACGGGTAATTACAGCTGACTACACGGTCTTCTCCACAGGCTCAGTACCTCTATCTCTACCAGATTTTCCACTAAATGGTAAAAACGTATTAGATCCATGGACTGCAATGAACTTGAAGGAAATAAAGAACAGGATCATTATAGTTGGAGGAGGAGTGGCAGGAGTCGAATTGGCGACCCTATTCAGGGCACTTAACAAAGAGGTTACTATCCTAGAGCTTATGCCACAACTGCTCCCTGGATTCGATAAGGACTTGGCAATCACCACAAAGAAAAGACTTGAGGAGAAGGGCATTAGAGTTTATCTAAACGCTAAATCCAAGATCGTAAACTCTGAAAGCACGGTGAAGTTCTCGGTTAATCTTCCCAACGCATCGGAGGAGGTAGAAGGGGATCTGGCTGTGGTAACCATAGGGAGGAAGGCAAGCACAGAGAACTTGAACCTAAAGGAGATAGGAGTCGAGGCAGATCAAAGGGGCTACATTAAGGTCGATGAGAGAGGGAAAACTACCAATCCCAAAGTTTTCGCCGCTGGAGACGTGGCCGGCGTCCCGCTCTCTGCAACGAAGGCCTGGAGACAGGGAATTGTAGTTGGAGATAACCTTGGAGGAAAGGACAGCAAGATGTCGAGATATATACCATCTTCCATATTCGCGGACATGGAGATAGGGACTGTGGGAAAAACTGCTGACGATCTAAGAAAGGCAGGAGTTGAGGTCAAGGAGGTTACAGTGGAGATGAGAGACATACCTAGGGCTTGGACACTCAATGAGATTGAGGGATTCCTTAAACTCGTTGTGGCAGGAGATAAGATTGAAGGTGCACATATGATCGGCGAGGGAGCTACTGAGGTCATTAATACAATCGCTTTGGCAATGGAGTTGGGAATATCGATTAACCAGCTATATTCGGTGACGTTTTCTCATCCCACTGTAAGCGAAGTTATCGGAGAAGCGGTTCAAAGGTTGACTCGCGGAGAAATATATTAA
- a CDS encoding ArsR/SmtB family transcription factor, which yields MSIDRERRQVKKLFAFLFLASRGGPTRIRIVQALLDTPLNANQLSNLLSLDYKTVQHHLDVLVDNRILVKEGPGYGAVYKPSKSFLMYVDIFTELASQVKVSKYTKK from the coding sequence ATGAGCATCGATAGGGAGAGGAGGCAAGTTAAGAAACTTTTCGCGTTCCTCTTTTTGGCATCTAGGGGAGGACCGACTAGAATAAGGATTGTTCAGGCGCTCCTGGATACTCCTCTCAACGCCAATCAGCTCAGTAACCTCCTCTCTCTAGATTACAAAACCGTTCAGCACCATCTAGATGTCTTGGTAGATAATAGAATACTAGTTAAGGAGGGACCTGGGTATGGAGCAGTTTATAAGCCAAGCAAGTCCTTTTTGATGTACGTTGATATCTTTACGGAGTTAGCTTCACAAGTGAAAGTCTCAAAGTACACAAAGAAATAA
- the cdvB3 gene encoding cell division protein CdvB3 yields the protein MKRELQKLLVEVKMARGKLRLWQNRLGMKAEQFRRLSVSNATRFSSLAEQYAKESEQLDNILNYLNRLDVLFEMLEIKLETIVYIDYISQDLVSVVEALREFKKATPMLSTELSILIDEFYTGFYESVQVPEPVRIKAKEEAKSILKESETIANNRTQTKIGTKA from the coding sequence ATGAAGAGGGAGTTGCAGAAGCTACTAGTGGAGGTTAAAATGGCCAGAGGAAAGCTTAGACTATGGCAAAACCGCCTAGGTATGAAGGCGGAGCAATTCAGGAGATTATCAGTTAGTAACGCTACAAGGTTCTCCTCGCTAGCTGAACAGTATGCCAAAGAGTCAGAGCAATTGGATAACATATTGAACTATTTGAACAGGTTAGACGTACTTTTCGAGATGCTCGAAATCAAACTGGAAACAATAGTCTATATAGATTATATATCACAGGACCTTGTTAGTGTGGTTGAGGCACTGAGAGAGTTCAAGAAGGCTACGCCCATGTTAAGCACCGAGTTGAGCATCCTAATAGATGAGTTCTATACAGGTTTCTACGAGTCAGTTCAGGTTCCAGAACCTGTAAGGATCAAGGCTAAAGAGGAGGCTAAATCAATACTTAAGGAAAGTGAAACTATTGCTAACAATAGGACTCAGACTAAAATTGGGACTAAAGCTTAA
- a CDS encoding phosphate uptake regulator PhoU has protein sequence MQSKSSRRIQLTGGSTYIISLPKSWVRQLSLNPGDEVEIVQDNNFRLLLVPKGLPQDVKQNRATITCENLRPTFAVREFIAYYMAGFMVVSLLCPKMKAEDRALVKDTVRKRLLGAEVIEEDMSTLTVQFLVNEKDLPVSRAINRAAVITQNMFKDTLDALRNGDGEMAKEVQERDDEVDRFYFYVARQLTLSITSFEILEEEGYNATQIVDIYSAIKSIERIADHASRISSLIPEVGQQAPNSVIDFGDKVLEVYRESARAFLNGKREIANKIIDQDYELAALHKKVMESIITSRDIMKPSLLLIMDSFRRISRYSLDLAETTINILAKTKNETTVKSD, from the coding sequence ATGCAAAGTAAATCCTCAAGGAGAATCCAGTTAACAGGCGGGTCCACCTACATTATATCGTTACCCAAATCGTGGGTGAGACAATTATCGTTGAACCCTGGAGACGAAGTTGAGATAGTTCAAGACAACAACTTTAGGCTACTTTTGGTTCCCAAGGGTCTACCCCAGGACGTGAAACAGAATAGAGCAACTATAACCTGCGAGAACTTGAGACCGACCTTTGCGGTGAGAGAGTTCATAGCGTATTACATGGCAGGATTCATGGTGGTTTCCCTTCTCTGTCCCAAGATGAAGGCAGAGGACAGGGCATTGGTGAAGGATACAGTGAGGAAAAGGTTGTTAGGTGCTGAGGTCATTGAGGAGGACATGTCTACCTTGACCGTGCAATTTTTGGTTAACGAGAAGGACCTTCCGGTTTCAAGGGCAATAAATAGGGCGGCGGTCATCACTCAAAACATGTTTAAGGACACCCTTGATGCCCTCAGGAACGGTGACGGGGAAATGGCTAAGGAAGTTCAAGAAAGGGACGACGAAGTGGATAGATTTTATTTTTACGTTGCGAGACAACTTACCTTAAGTATCACATCGTTTGAAATCTTAGAGGAAGAGGGTTACAACGCGACCCAAATAGTTGACATATATTCCGCCATCAAGTCCATAGAGAGGATCGCAGATCATGCAAGCAGGATATCCAGTCTAATCCCTGAAGTGGGCCAACAGGCTCCCAATAGTGTAATTGATTTCGGGGACAAAGTCCTCGAGGTGTATAGGGAATCGGCTAGAGCTTTTCTTAATGGTAAGAGAGAGATAGCTAATAAGATAATTGACCAGGATTACGAACTGGCGGCCCTCCACAAGAAAGTCATGGAGTCAATCATAACTTCCAGGGATATAATGAAGCCTTCCCTCTTACTAATAATGGACTCCTTCAGGAGAATAAGCAGATACTCATTGGATTTGGCTGAAACCACAATAAACATTCTAGCGAAGACAAAGAATGAAACTACGGTTAAAAGCGATTGA
- a CDS encoding orotidine 5'-phosphate decarboxylase / HUMPS family protein, translating to MKKIILSLDFPVSEELVDDLNPYLGGVKIGWPLILSMERVKLESLVRRFQGIRILDLKLADIDNTMEMIVNNLRSLGNAFIAHSFIGVQGALDKLVENEIDLFLVVSMSHPGWNDAFYPYLREIASKINPKGLVAPATRPDMIARVREDFPDKVIISPGVGAQGAKPGTAICHGADYEIVGRSVYQARDPAQKLREIAQSQEEVMKTCEGAKNRTP from the coding sequence ATGAAGAAAATAATCCTCTCTCTGGACTTCCCCGTTTCGGAGGAGCTCGTGGATGACCTGAATCCTTATCTAGGAGGAGTGAAGATTGGCTGGCCCCTCATCCTCTCAATGGAGAGGGTTAAGCTTGAGAGCTTGGTAAGGAGGTTTCAGGGAATCAGGATCCTGGATCTTAAACTCGCTGATATAGATAACACCATGGAAATGATAGTAAATAATCTAAGGAGTTTAGGTAACGCGTTCATAGCTCACAGTTTCATTGGAGTCCAAGGAGCTTTAGATAAGCTAGTTGAAAACGAAATAGACCTGTTCCTTGTGGTGTCGATGTCCCACCCTGGATGGAACGACGCTTTCTATCCTTACCTAAGGGAGATCGCATCGAAGATCAACCCGAAGGGGTTAGTTGCCCCAGCCACTAGACCGGATATGATTGCCAGGGTTAGAGAGGACTTCCCAGACAAGGTGATAATATCTCCAGGAGTTGGTGCACAGGGTGCTAAGCCAGGGACTGCAATTTGTCATGGAGCCGATTACGAGATCGTGGGAAGATCGGTTTACCAAGCTAGGGATCCAGCTCAAAAATTAAGGGAGATCGCTCAAAGTCAAGAGGAGGTTATGAAAACCTGTGAAGGAGCAAAAAATAGGACTCCATGA
- the pyrE gene encoding orotate phosphoribosyltransferase yields the protein MDIGEVLIKRKLLLIGNFVLTSGRTSPYYIDLRRFPSFPEFPQVVDEALAKIKDMNFDIVLGVATGGVPLASFIACKMNLPMGYVRVEKKGYGTDKLVEAEVSNKRVLIVDDVATTGGSIEKASLEVSKSGGNVVGALVIVDREEGARDKLARLGIEFRAVFRISEILRSVSEKLNESERKLILDYLGGTR from the coding sequence ATGGATATAGGAGAAGTTTTGATTAAAAGGAAGCTCCTTCTCATAGGAAACTTCGTTCTCACATCAGGTAGGACTAGTCCCTATTACATTGATCTAAGAAGATTTCCCAGTTTTCCAGAGTTTCCTCAAGTTGTAGATGAGGCACTAGCTAAGATTAAGGACATGAATTTCGATATAGTTTTGGGCGTAGCTACAGGTGGAGTTCCGTTGGCCTCGTTCATAGCCTGTAAAATGAACCTACCAATGGGATACGTTAGGGTTGAGAAGAAGGGATACGGAACTGATAAGTTAGTGGAGGCCGAAGTTTCGAACAAGAGAGTCTTAATTGTCGATGACGTGGCAACCACGGGTGGGTCCATAGAGAAGGCGTCTTTGGAGGTAAGCAAAAGTGGTGGGAATGTAGTGGGAGCCCTGGTTATAGTAGACAGGGAGGAAGGGGCAAGGGATAAGTTGGCCAGGTTAGGAATCGAGTTTAGAGCAGTCTTCAGAATATCAGAGATATTGAGATCCGTTTCAGAAAAGCTCAACGAAAGCGAGAGAAAGTTAATCCTGGACTACCTTGGTGGAACAAGATGA
- the pyrB gene encoding aspartate carbamoyltransferase, with protein sequence MRDVISVLDFSKEEILKLFDLTEKHLNNQFRPKLEGKIVATAFFEPSTRTALSFSSAALSIGAKVLGFSSDEATSVSKGENLADTIRMLDNYADCIVMRHKLDGSAKFAAEIASKPVINAGDGKREHPTQALIDMFTVMKLFGQLENLVFGFIGDLRYARTVNSMLRILTLFKPKMVYLISPQQLRARTEILEGLNYPFKEITDVRDVAGELDVLYVTRIQRERFLDEDEYEKVKESYKVDVKTVEAMRKDSAILHPLPRVSEVDRKIDSMPQAKYFLEASYAVPLRSVLLHEVMTGD encoded by the coding sequence GTGAGAGATGTAATTTCGGTTCTAGATTTTTCAAAGGAAGAAATTCTCAAACTTTTCGACCTCACGGAAAAGCACCTGAACAACCAATTTAGGCCCAAACTTGAGGGAAAGATAGTAGCCACTGCCTTCTTTGAACCCAGTACCAGGACTGCCCTTAGCTTCTCCAGCGCGGCCCTTTCAATTGGAGCCAAAGTTCTGGGATTCTCATCTGACGAAGCTACCTCTGTGTCCAAGGGAGAAAACCTGGCGGACACCATAAGAATGCTTGACAACTACGCAGATTGCATTGTAATGAGGCACAAGCTTGATGGATCGGCAAAGTTCGCCGCAGAAATCGCCTCTAAGCCGGTAATAAATGCAGGAGACGGAAAGAGGGAACATCCCACTCAGGCTCTCATAGATATGTTTACTGTGATGAAACTTTTTGGCCAACTTGAGAATTTAGTTTTCGGTTTCATAGGCGATTTGAGGTACGCCAGGACAGTGAACAGCATGCTCAGGATCCTCACGCTTTTCAAGCCCAAAATGGTTTACTTAATCTCGCCTCAACAGCTCAGAGCAAGGACAGAGATACTCGAGGGTCTCAACTACCCCTTTAAGGAAATTACAGACGTGAGGGACGTTGCTGGGGAACTCGATGTTCTTTACGTGACGCGAATACAGAGGGAGAGATTCCTAGATGAGGATGAATACGAAAAAGTGAAGGAGAGTTACAAGGTAGACGTTAAAACAGTGGAAGCAATGAGAAAGGACTCCGCAATTCTTCACCCATTACCTAGGGTCTCCGAAGTAGATAGAAAAATAGATTCCATGCCTCAAGCCAAGTACTTTTTGGAGGCGTCATACGCGGTTCCACTTAGGTCAGTACTACTTCACGAGGTAATGACAGGTGATTGA
- the pyrI gene encoding aspartate carbamoyltransferase regulatory subunit, which produces MIELKSGLIVSKIKDGTVIDHIPAGRALAVLKVLGIRGIEGSRIALVMNAESSKYGRKDILKIEDRTIEEKEAELITLIAPEATINIIKEYEVVGKRKQEIPDFITGLLKCSNPSCVTNNDPEAVSKFRTIVKRPIVLSCTYCETRLTEDEVMRQILG; this is translated from the coding sequence GTGATTGAATTGAAAAGTGGTTTGATCGTGAGCAAGATAAAGGATGGGACGGTAATAGATCATATACCAGCCGGGAGAGCCCTTGCTGTCCTCAAGGTCCTAGGGATTCGGGGAATTGAGGGATCTAGGATTGCTCTAGTTATGAACGCTGAAAGCTCCAAATACGGTAGAAAGGACATACTTAAGATCGAGGATAGAACCATTGAGGAGAAGGAGGCGGAGTTAATTACCCTTATCGCGCCAGAGGCCACCATCAACATCATCAAGGAATACGAGGTTGTAGGTAAGAGGAAACAAGAAATTCCAGATTTCATAACAGGCCTACTCAAATGCAGTAATCCCTCTTGCGTTACCAACAATGATCCGGAGGCAGTGTCCAAGTTCAGAACCATAGTGAAGAGACCAATAGTCCTCTCCTGCACTTACTGCGAGACCAGACTGACCGAGGACGAAGTCATGAGGCAGATTCTAGGATGA
- the pyrC gene encoding dihydroorotase: MWIKGKIFVDGITEGCVGFDRRIKELKKECKPDLKFPDDSLIFPAGVDMHVHLRGLRLAYKETVASATSEAVFGGVGVVVDMPNTSPVIKDPATIKTRLAELANYARCDYGIYSGVTKEDVDSLPIAGYKVFPEDLEKEELETVMKSNKLKILHPEIPLSLRPGRGNRRLWQEIASIYLVSGKFHITHVTNIETLRLAKNQGFTTDLTMHHLLVDGEKDCLSKVNPPIRDLTERRKLIAGIFEVDAVASDHAPHSSDEKELPYELCPPGIPAVSFTLPFLYSLAFRGLIPLSRVVELTASNPSKILGINAGIIKEGNVANFVVLRRERWRYSTRFSKALHTPLDKYPLDAMVYATIVEGKVAYMDGDAYPVRGSNVFDKTGRT; the protein is encoded by the coding sequence TTGTGGATTAAAGGTAAGATTTTTGTCGATGGAATAACTGAGGGATGCGTAGGTTTCGATAGAAGGATAAAGGAACTCAAGAAGGAATGTAAACCAGACCTAAAATTTCCCGACGATTCCCTAATATTTCCTGCTGGAGTCGATATGCACGTTCATTTAAGGGGGCTACGGCTAGCTTACAAGGAGACCGTTGCCTCAGCTACCTCAGAGGCAGTTTTCGGTGGTGTAGGAGTTGTAGTGGATATGCCAAACACATCTCCAGTGATCAAGGATCCAGCGACCATTAAGACTAGGCTCGCAGAGCTCGCCAACTATGCCAGATGCGATTACGGAATCTATTCAGGCGTCACGAAGGAGGACGTGGATAGTTTACCAATAGCAGGTTACAAGGTCTTTCCAGAGGACCTGGAGAAGGAAGAACTTGAGACCGTGATGAAGTCGAACAAGTTGAAGATCCTTCATCCAGAAATACCCTTATCTCTCCGCCCTGGTCGGGGGAACAGAAGGTTGTGGCAGGAGATCGCATCAATATACTTGGTCAGCGGGAAATTTCACATTACCCATGTGACCAACATTGAAACTCTGAGATTGGCTAAGAATCAAGGCTTCACAACAGACTTAACAATGCACCATTTGTTAGTTGATGGGGAGAAGGACTGCCTTTCTAAGGTAAATCCGCCTATCAGGGACTTAACCGAGAGGAGGAAACTCATCGCGGGTATCTTTGAGGTTGATGCGGTGGCTAGCGATCATGCACCGCATTCCAGTGACGAGAAGGAATTACCTTACGAGCTATGTCCTCCTGGAATACCCGCAGTCTCCTTCACTCTTCCCTTCCTATATTCCCTTGCGTTTAGGGGTTTGATACCCCTGTCTAGAGTGGTGGAGTTAACTGCGAGTAACCCCAGCAAAATTCTGGGCATAAATGCTGGCATTATCAAGGAAGGCAACGTTGCCAATTTCGTTGTTTTGAGAAGGGAGAGATGGAGATACTCCACGAGGTTTAGCAAGGCCCTACACACTCCTTTGGATAAATACCCTCTCGACGCCATGGTTTACGCCACCATAGTGGAGGGAAAGGTGGCCTACATGGATGGAGACGCTTATCCTGTGAGGGGATCAAATGTATTCGACAAAACTGGCAGGACTTGA
- the pyrD gene encoding dihydroorotate dehydrogenase PyrD, producing MYSTKLAGLELEDPFLIASGIVPDVPEFMESICKQYRPSAITTKTFTLNPLNPHHSPTFIKIGEGCYMNAIGLGNPGIGELREVGCRLFVSIGGSSKEEIIETAIRAENLASLIEINVSSPNRRNYGADVSSSVREIVKDVKSVVSKPVFVKLGPWDNVVELSGKALDGGADGLTLINTIKGMKIDVETGKPILSYGTGGISGRCIHPIAVRIIHDVYREYAPEIIGVGGVFSADDALELMEVGAKAIGLGTVLIDQGYQSLTSIREQVKSFLEEKGINLSSVIGSGVKK from the coding sequence ATGTATTCGACAAAACTGGCAGGACTTGAGTTAGAGGACCCCTTCCTAATCGCATCTGGAATAGTGCCAGATGTCCCAGAGTTTATGGAGTCAATCTGTAAACAATACAGACCTTCAGCAATAACTACCAAGACGTTCACCCTTAACCCTCTCAATCCCCACCATTCACCAACCTTCATCAAAATAGGAGAAGGTTGCTATATGAATGCCATAGGTCTGGGCAATCCTGGAATTGGGGAACTTAGAGAGGTCGGCTGCAGACTGTTCGTTAGCATAGGAGGCTCATCTAAAGAGGAAATCATTGAGACGGCCATAAGGGCTGAAAATCTTGCCTCGTTGATTGAGATAAATGTTAGCAGTCCCAATAGGAGAAATTATGGAGCGGACGTGTCAAGTTCGGTCAGGGAAATTGTTAAGGATGTGAAAAGCGTTGTGTCTAAACCGGTTTTCGTAAAGCTAGGACCATGGGATAACGTTGTGGAACTATCAGGAAAGGCGTTAGATGGAGGAGCAGATGGACTGACTCTAATAAATACAATCAAAGGAATGAAGATTGATGTGGAGACCGGTAAACCCATCCTATCTTACGGCACAGGAGGGATATCTGGAAGGTGTATTCATCCCATTGCAGTAAGGATAATTCATGACGTCTACAGAGAGTACGCCCCTGAAATTATTGGAGTAGGTGGAGTTTTCTCGGCCGACGACGCACTTGAGCTCATGGAAGTTGGAGCCAAGGCCATAGGATTGGGAACTGTCCTAATTGATCAAGGTTATCAAAGTCTGACTTCCATCAGAGAGCAAGTTAAGTCCTTCTTAGAGGAGAAGGGAATAAATCTCTCCAGTGTGATAGGTTCAGGAGTGAAAAAATGA
- a CDS encoding MarC family protein produces the protein MIIDNVIVIAVKVFAVMDPFSIIPYILSIFEEATQGGENMRWSYLVNKIEIAVIVLLLLFSVIGRFILQFLGIQPYSLEIGGGILLVYLGIDTLGGFQQLKFLSKRLEEAVVTPIATPLIVGPGTMTALVSLSVQNSILELALGSLIASALTYAVLLTGPLLIKVLGRTGTVAAGRFTAIIIAAFGVQLIIQGISQAKVA, from the coding sequence ATGATAATAGATAACGTCATTGTTATCGCTGTAAAAGTTTTCGCTGTAATGGATCCCTTCTCGATCATTCCCTACATTCTTTCTATCTTTGAGGAAGCTACTCAAGGCGGAGAGAACATGCGCTGGAGCTATCTGGTTAATAAGATAGAGATAGCTGTGATCGTTCTCCTTCTCCTATTTTCTGTGATTGGGAGATTCATTCTACAATTTCTTGGAATACAGCCTTACTCCCTTGAAATAGGTGGAGGTATACTACTAGTATATCTAGGCATTGATACCCTGGGAGGCTTTCAGCAACTCAAATTTCTCTCCAAGAGGCTTGAGGAAGCCGTTGTGACTCCCATTGCTACTCCGCTCATAGTTGGTCCTGGGACCATGACAGCCCTGGTTTCTCTCTCAGTGCAGAATAGTATACTAGAACTGGCTTTGGGTAGCCTCATAGCTTCTGCACTAACCTATGCGGTGCTTTTAACTGGGCCTCTTCTGATAAAGGTTCTGGGAAGAACGGGTACTGTCGCGGCCGGAAGGTTCACTGCCATAATAATCGCTGCCTTTGGAGTTCAATTAATCATACAAGGTATATCTCAAGCTAAGGTTGCATGA
- a CDS encoding Lrp/AsnC family transcriptional regulator has product MSSNGRKRVELDTIDRRLLIELLRDSRVSLRRLSEEMNVSPATLHNRLTKLVQEGVIRGFTALVDYTKLGYSLSAIIMVKVSGKYLVEFEKEIANTDNIVAVYDVVGEYDVVLIAKFRSVEELDAFLKQLLKNSKVERTYTSIVLNSVKEDPRVRI; this is encoded by the coding sequence ATGTCAAGTAATGGGAGAAAAAGGGTGGAACTTGATACTATTGACAGGAGATTACTAATTGAATTATTGAGGGACTCCCGCGTGAGCCTAAGAAGGCTTTCGGAGGAGATGAACGTCTCTCCTGCCACGTTACATAATAGGTTAACGAAACTTGTTCAGGAGGGGGTTATAAGGGGTTTTACTGCGCTAGTTGATTACACCAAGCTTGGGTATTCTCTTTCCGCGATCATTATGGTGAAAGTAAGTGGGAAGTACCTAGTTGAGTTCGAGAAGGAGATAGCCAACACCGACAATATCGTCGCCGTATATGACGTCGTAGGAGAATATGACGTCGTGTTGATAGCTAAGTTCAGGAGTGTGGAGGAGTTGGACGCGTTTCTAAAACAATTGCTTAAGAATAGCAAGGTGGAGAGGACATATACTAGCATAGTCCTTAACTCGGTTAAAGAGGATCCTAGAGTCAGAATCTAG
- a CDS encoding RPA12/RPB9/RPC11 RNA polymerase family protein, translating to MRFCPKDGGIMLPTKKDDKEVLRCKKCGYEEPLDRKAKKAYQIKENKTKSGKVLTTSVVSEREGRKREDDEWEQEREEYYKEVGLDLLRDELEGSEESDEE from the coding sequence TTGAGGTTTTGTCCTAAGGATGGAGGAATAATGTTACCCACAAAAAAAGATGATAAGGAGGTTTTGAGGTGCAAGAAGTGTGGGTATGAAGAGCCCCTTGATAGGAAGGCCAAGAAAGCCTATCAGATTAAAGAAAATAAGACTAAGTCTGGAAAAGTCCTGACTACATCTGTAGTTAGCGAAAGGGAGGGGAGAAAACGCGAGGACGATGAATGGGAACAAGAGAGAGAAGAGTATTACAAGGAAGTGGGCTTAGATTTACTTAGAGATGAACTAGAGGGTTCGGAAGAGAGCGATGAGGAGTAG